One genomic segment of Virgibacillus doumboii includes these proteins:
- a CDS encoding acyl-CoA mutase large subunit family protein — translation MSDEKFQSKQESWENAVRKTTDRFPERKKLFTTSSNIEVERMYHPENDQDYEEKLGYPGVYPYTRGIQPTMYRSRFWTMRQYAGFGSAEETNKRFRYLLEQGQTGLSVAFDLPTQIGYDSDDPMAEGEVGKVGVAIDSLKDMEQLLDQIPLDKVSTSMTINAPASVLLCMYIAVGEKQGVPLEKLTGTIQNDILKEYIARGTYIFPPKPSMRLITNIFEYCQQNVPKFNTISISGYHIREAGSTAVQEAAFTIADGIAYVDAALESGLDIDAFAPRLAFFFNAHNNFFEEVAKFRAARRIWAKIMKEHYNAKDPKSWKLRFHTQTGGSTLTAQQPDNNVVRVTMQALAAVLGGTQSLHTNSRDEALSLPTEESARIALRTQQIIAHESGVADTVDPLGGSYYVEELTDSIEAEVESYLERIREIGGAVQAVEEGFMQREIQQNAYETQKNIENEEEIIVGLNKFKLEEEVNPDLLKVDEALEQAQIESLETVRNERDQKAVEKALTALREQSKQPDSNLIPYILEAVKVYASVGEICNVLRDEFGEYTGA, via the coding sequence ATGAGCGATGAAAAGTTTCAGTCCAAACAGGAAAGCTGGGAAAACGCTGTCAGGAAAACAACGGATCGTTTTCCTGAACGAAAGAAACTATTTACTACTTCGTCCAACATTGAAGTTGAGCGAATGTACCACCCTGAAAATGACCAGGATTATGAGGAGAAGCTTGGCTATCCGGGGGTTTATCCGTATACACGTGGAATTCAGCCGACGATGTACCGCAGCCGGTTTTGGACCATGCGCCAATATGCCGGGTTTGGTTCAGCTGAAGAAACGAATAAACGATTTCGCTATTTACTTGAACAGGGGCAGACAGGACTCTCGGTAGCTTTTGACCTGCCAACGCAGATTGGATATGACTCCGACGATCCAATGGCAGAAGGAGAAGTTGGTAAAGTAGGAGTTGCTATTGATTCGTTAAAAGATATGGAGCAATTGCTTGATCAGATACCATTGGATAAAGTAAGCACTTCAATGACAATCAATGCACCTGCATCCGTTTTGCTCTGTATGTATATTGCAGTCGGGGAAAAGCAGGGAGTACCACTAGAAAAACTGACCGGCACTATTCAAAATGATATTTTAAAAGAGTACATTGCCCGGGGTACATACATTTTCCCACCTAAGCCATCGATGCGGCTTATTACAAATATTTTTGAATACTGTCAGCAGAATGTTCCGAAGTTTAATACAATCAGTATTTCCGGTTATCATATCCGTGAAGCTGGTTCAACCGCTGTACAAGAGGCAGCGTTCACCATCGCAGACGGTATTGCTTATGTAGATGCTGCTCTGGAGTCAGGCCTGGATATCGATGCATTTGCACCCAGACTTGCATTTTTCTTCAATGCACATAATAATTTTTTTGAAGAGGTTGCTAAATTCCGTGCTGCCAGACGAATTTGGGCAAAAATCATGAAAGAGCACTACAATGCGAAAGATCCAAAAAGCTGGAAGTTACGTTTCCATACGCAAACAGGAGGATCAACCCTTACTGCCCAGCAGCCGGATAATAATGTAGTTCGTGTTACAATGCAAGCGCTTGCTGCGGTTCTTGGAGGAACACAAAGTCTGCATACCAATTCACGGGATGAGGCGTTGTCACTGCCTACTGAAGAATCCGCACGTATTGCACTTAGAACACAGCAAATTATCGCCCATGAAAGCGGTGTGGCGGATACAGTTGATCCTTTAGGCGGTTCATACTATGTGGAAGAGCTGACAGATAGTATTGAAGCGGAAGTTGAGTCTTATCTTGAACGAATTCGTGAAATCGGTGGGGCAGTTCAGGCAGTTGAAGAAGGATTTATGCAACGTGAAATTCAGCAAAATGCATATGAAACGCAGAAAAATATTGAAAACGAAGAGGAAATTATTGTCGGGTTAAATAAATTTAAGCTTGAGGAAGAGGTAAATCCTGACTTATTAAAAGTAGATGAGGCGTTGGAGCAGGCACAGATAGAGTCATTGGAAACTGTTCGTAATGAGCGCGATCAGAAAGCAGTTGAAAAAGCATTGACTGCATTAAGGGAGCAGTCTAAGCAACCAGATTCGAATTTAATTCCGTATATATTAGAGGCAGTAAAGGTATATGCATCTGTCGGGGAGATTTGTAATGTCCTGCGGGATGAATTCGGGGAATATACAGGAGCATAA
- a CDS encoding acyl-CoA carboxylase subunit beta encodes MDIFDKINELYDKRRQVELGGGDERIEKQHAKGKLTARERIDYLLDEGTFVELNPFIEHRETDFGMNNSTANGEGVVTGYGKIDGRAIYLFAQDFTVYGGALGEMHGKKIAAVMDLAAKSGVPFIGLNDSGGARIQEGVSSLDGYGQVFYRNSIYSGVIPQISVIMGPSAGGAVYSPAITDFVIMVEKTSQMFITGPKVIKTVTGEEISSEELGGAQVHNTKSGNAHIKSESEEEALDAVRNLIGYLPANSQEKAPLKEFKLNDETRPELTDIVPFSATRPYDVKKVIEQVVDPDSFYEIHEGFAKNIVTGFARINGQTVGLVCNQPKYLAGGLDIDSSDKAARFIRFCDAFNIALITFEDVTGFFPGVKQEHGGIIRHGAKILYAYSEATVPKITVITRKAYGGAYVALNSKSIGADLVYAWPNAEIAVMGPDGAANIIFAKEIAESDNPEQTRQEKIDTYREKFANPYVAAGLGMVDDVIDPRNTRIKLIQALEMLYNKQEDRPKKKHGNIPL; translated from the coding sequence ATGGATATATTTGATAAAATTAATGAACTTTATGATAAACGCAGACAAGTAGAACTTGGCGGTGGCGATGAACGAATAGAAAAACAGCATGCGAAAGGAAAGCTTACAGCAAGGGAACGCATCGATTACTTACTAGATGAAGGTACTTTTGTCGAACTGAATCCGTTTATTGAACACCGCGAAACTGACTTTGGCATGAATAATTCCACAGCAAATGGTGAAGGGGTCGTCACTGGTTACGGAAAAATAGATGGACGAGCAATCTATTTATTTGCTCAGGATTTCACCGTATACGGTGGTGCACTTGGAGAAATGCACGGTAAAAAAATTGCAGCGGTTATGGACCTTGCTGCAAAAAGCGGTGTGCCATTTATCGGACTTAATGATTCGGGTGGCGCACGAATCCAGGAGGGTGTTTCATCACTGGACGGTTACGGACAAGTCTTTTACCGGAATTCCATTTATTCGGGTGTTATTCCGCAAATTTCCGTTATTATGGGTCCGAGTGCAGGCGGAGCAGTATATTCACCGGCAATAACTGATTTTGTAATCATGGTGGAAAAAACGTCACAAATGTTTATTACCGGTCCAAAAGTTATTAAAACGGTTACCGGTGAAGAAATTTCATCAGAAGAGCTTGGTGGTGCGCAGGTCCATAATACAAAAAGTGGTAACGCGCATATTAAATCAGAAAGTGAAGAAGAGGCATTGGATGCGGTAAGAAACCTCATCGGTTATTTGCCTGCTAATAGTCAGGAAAAAGCACCATTGAAGGAGTTTAAACTAAATGATGAAACACGACCGGAATTAACTGATATTGTTCCATTCAGTGCAACACGGCCGTACGATGTAAAAAAGGTAATTGAACAGGTTGTTGATCCGGATAGTTTTTATGAAATTCATGAAGGATTTGCCAAAAATATTGTAACCGGATTTGCCCGCATTAATGGACAAACTGTTGGACTTGTCTGCAACCAGCCGAAGTACCTTGCAGGCGGTCTTGATATCGATTCCAGTGACAAGGCAGCGCGGTTTATCCGATTTTGTGACGCTTTTAATATTGCATTAATAACATTTGAGGATGTAACCGGGTTCTTCCCTGGTGTTAAACAGGAACATGGCGGAATTATACGGCATGGGGCAAAAATCCTTTATGCGTACTCCGAAGCAACCGTTCCAAAAATTACGGTAATAACACGTAAAGCATATGGTGGTGCGTATGTTGCATTAAACAGTAAATCAATAGGCGCGGATCTTGTGTACGCATGGCCTAATGCAGAAATTGCAGTGATGGGACCTGATGGTGCTGCTAACATTATTTTTGCCAAAGAAATTGCTGAAAGCGATAATCCGGAACAAACGCGTCAGGAAAAGATAGATACATACCGTGAGAAATTTGCAAATCCGTATGTAGCAGCCGGACTTGGGATGGTTGATGATGTAATTGACCCAAGAAACACGAGGATTAAACTAATTCAGGCTTTAGAGATGCTCTATAACAAACAGGAAGACCGACCGAAGAAAAAACATGGGAATATTCCATTGTAA
- a CDS encoding dihydrolipoamide acetyltransferase family protein encodes MATEKINMPQLGESVTEGTISSWLVKPGDKVNKYDPIAEVMTDKVNAEVPSSFTGVIKELAAQEGDTIEVGGLICYIDTEGSSTAGGSSQPEESSEMQEKVKNDSSEDKSMKKRYSPAVLRMAQENDIDLEQVDGSGRGGRITRKDIEKIIASGEVPKASATKSPVGEPQSEKQQSSQPAPAPQQTSQAGDIEIPVTGVRKAIAQNMVRSKQEIPHAWMTVEVDVTDLVTYRNQVKNEFKQNEGFSLTFFSFFVKAVAQALKEYPQLNSTWAEDKIIQRKDINLSIAVAKDQELFVPVIKHADDKSIKGIAKDIHDLAMKARSGKLTSDDMKGGTFTVNNTGSFGSINSMGVINHPQAAILQVESIVKRPVIVDNMFAARDMVNLSLSLDHRILDGLVCGQFLARVKEILENINKDTTSLY; translated from the coding sequence ATGGCGACAGAAAAAATTAATATGCCACAGCTGGGTGAAAGTGTAACAGAAGGCACAATCAGTTCCTGGCTTGTAAAACCTGGTGACAAGGTTAATAAATACGATCCAATTGCGGAAGTCATGACCGATAAAGTAAACGCTGAAGTTCCATCATCATTCACAGGTGTCATTAAGGAACTTGCGGCACAGGAAGGAGATACAATAGAGGTTGGAGGGCTAATCTGTTATATCGATACAGAGGGAAGTTCAACCGCCGGCGGATCTTCCCAACCTGAGGAAAGCAGTGAAATGCAGGAAAAAGTTAAAAATGATTCCTCTGAAGACAAGTCGATGAAAAAACGCTATTCTCCTGCTGTCTTACGGATGGCTCAGGAAAATGATATCGACCTTGAGCAGGTAGATGGATCTGGCCGTGGAGGAAGAATTACGAGAAAAGACATTGAAAAAATTATTGCTTCCGGCGAAGTTCCAAAAGCATCTGCGACAAAGAGTCCAGTTGGCGAACCACAATCTGAAAAACAACAATCGAGTCAACCAGCTCCTGCTCCACAGCAAACATCACAGGCAGGTGACATTGAAATCCCTGTTACCGGTGTAAGAAAAGCAATTGCCCAAAACATGGTTCGTTCCAAACAGGAAATTCCGCATGCATGGATGACAGTTGAGGTTGATGTTACTGATCTGGTTACGTACCGAAATCAGGTTAAAAACGAATTTAAACAAAATGAAGGTTTTAGCCTGACATTCTTCTCATTCTTTGTAAAAGCAGTTGCTCAAGCCTTGAAAGAGTACCCGCAGCTGAACAGTACTTGGGCTGAGGACAAAATAATTCAGCGCAAGGACATCAATTTATCCATTGCGGTTGCTAAAGATCAGGAGCTTTTTGTCCCTGTAATCAAACATGCTGATGATAAAAGTATTAAAGGAATCGCTAAAGATATTCATGACCTTGCCATGAAGGCGCGTTCCGGAAAACTTACATCAGATGACATGAAAGGTGGAACATTCACCGTTAATAACACAGGTTCATTTGGTTCGATTAATTCTATGGGAGTTATTAATCACCCACAGGCAGCGATATTGCAGGTAGAATCAATTGTTAAACGGCCTGTTATTGTCGATAATATGTTTGCTGCGCGTGATATGGTTAATCTGTCACTGTCTTTAGATCATCGAATATTGGATGGTCTTGTTTGCGGACAATTTTTAGCCAGAGTCAAGGAAATTTTGGAAAACATTAATAAAGATACAACAAGCCTATACTAG
- the prli42 gene encoding stressosome-associated protein Prli42 → MAKKQANVQAPRRKSKRERRMKIVIYIMIIAMVLSTLTMGLSMFI, encoded by the coding sequence TTGGCTAAAAAACAGGCAAACGTACAAGCACCGAGAAGAAAGTCAAAACGTGAGCGCAGAATGAAAATTGTAATTTATATCATGATTATAGCAATGGTTCTATCGACATTAACAATGGGCCTGTCAATGTTTATATAA
- a CDS encoding aromatic acid exporter family protein, with product MKIGSRTIKTAIGTPISISIAQVLGVTNFVSAGILTILCIQPSRKRSVMSAWHRFLACIIASIFSIVFFEMIGYSPIVIGLMLLCFIPTTVLLKITPGIATSSVIILNLYSAEGISLTFLTEQFILIVVGVGIALLVNLYMPSLENQLKEKQNKLEENFQVILHEIALYIRDRNDKWAGKELSNCEQLLQEASNLVSLDKENHLLRSKHPYYDYFTMRRKQFDLLQKMLPLVSKLPNTDSISMQIADFFEDLSDNVHPGNTAIIYLDELEELRKTFDKEELPKTQEEFETRANLFRLLHEIEDYLILKKKFKASDVNERTNKKKTGKA from the coding sequence GTGAAAATTGGCTCTCGAACAATCAAAACAGCAATAGGAACTCCCATTTCTATTTCAATTGCTCAGGTTTTAGGTGTGACTAATTTTGTTTCTGCCGGTATTTTAACCATTCTTTGTATCCAGCCTTCCAGAAAACGGTCCGTAATGAGTGCATGGCATCGTTTTTTGGCATGTATCATTGCCAGTATATTCTCGATTGTATTTTTCGAGATGATCGGTTACAGTCCGATAGTAATTGGTTTGATGCTTCTATGCTTCATCCCGACAACTGTATTATTAAAAATAACACCCGGCATTGCAACGAGCTCTGTTATCATACTGAATTTATATAGTGCTGAAGGCATTTCACTCACTTTTCTAACGGAACAGTTTATCTTGATTGTAGTTGGTGTGGGGATTGCCCTGCTCGTTAATCTGTACATGCCAAGTCTGGAAAACCAATTAAAAGAAAAACAAAATAAATTGGAAGAAAATTTTCAGGTTATCCTGCATGAAATTGCTTTATACATACGTGATAGAAACGATAAATGGGCCGGTAAGGAATTATCAAATTGTGAACAATTGTTACAAGAAGCTTCAAATTTGGTATCATTGGATAAGGAAAACCATCTATTACGAAGCAAGCACCCGTATTATGATTATTTTACCATGCGAAGAAAACAGTTTGATTTGCTTCAAAAAATGCTTCCATTAGTAAGTAAGTTGCCAAATACGGATTCGATTTCTATGCAAATTGCCGATTTTTTTGAAGACTTATCTGACAATGTCCACCCTGGCAACACAGCGATTATTTATTTGGACGAATTAGAAGAATTAAGAAAAACATTTGATAAGGAAGAATTGCCTAAAACGCAGGAGGAATTTGAAACACGGGCAAATCTTTTTCGTCTGTTACATGAAATTGAGGATTATTTAATTTTGAAGAAGAAATTCAAAGCAAGTGATGTGAATGAACGGACAAATAAAAAAAAGACTGGAAAAGCCTAA
- the mce gene encoding methylmalonyl-CoA epimerase: MEKIRVLIAKPGLDGHDRGALVIAQALRDHGMEVIYTGLRQSPVQIAQAAVQEDVDVIGLSSLSGAHKTLFPKVIQALKDRNASDIPVVGGGVIPAEDIPFLLESGVNKIFTSGSSTEALANYIKRLIKPESASVNPPKKVAHIGIAVNSIDEVLAFYTDTLGLELEGVEAVDSEGVKVAFIKIGESRIELLEPLNDASAIHQFINKNGEGIHHIALEVDDIDERLSMMKTEGIRLVNDEPKQGAHDSRIAFIHPKAANGVLFEICQHPKGSEKE, translated from the coding sequence ATGGAGAAAATACGCGTTTTAATTGCAAAGCCTGGGCTGGATGGGCACGATCGTGGAGCATTGGTTATTGCTCAAGCGTTGCGTGATCATGGAATGGAAGTAATTTATACCGGATTACGACAGTCACCGGTTCAAATAGCACAGGCAGCGGTACAGGAAGATGTCGATGTCATCGGGTTATCGTCCTTGTCCGGTGCACATAAAACATTATTTCCAAAAGTTATTCAGGCACTGAAAGACCGCAATGCAAGTGATATTCCGGTTGTTGGGGGAGGAGTTATTCCCGCAGAGGATATCCCTTTTCTGCTGGAAAGCGGTGTAAATAAAATATTTACAAGCGGCTCATCAACAGAAGCATTGGCAAATTATATTAAACGTTTGATTAAGCCGGAATCAGCATCAGTTAATCCACCGAAAAAAGTTGCACACATTGGAATTGCTGTCAATAGTATTGATGAGGTTCTAGCTTTTTACACGGATACACTTGGACTTGAATTGGAAGGTGTTGAAGCCGTTGATTCGGAAGGGGTCAAAGTTGCCTTCATAAAAATAGGTGAATCACGGATTGAGTTACTTGAACCGCTAAATGACGCTTCAGCTATCCATCAATTTATTAACAAAAATGGAGAAGGTATTCACCATATTGCCTTGGAAGTGGATGATATCGACGAGCGGCTGAGTATGATGAAAACGGAAGGCATTCGTCTGGTGAATGATGAACCAAAACAAGGGGCACATGACAGCAGGATTGCATTCATACATCCAAAAGCTGCAAATGGCGTACTTTTCGAAATATGTCAGCATCCAAAGGGAAGTGAAAAAGAGTAA
- a CDS encoding BrxA/BrxB family bacilliredoxin, whose amino-acid sequence MDFNLFMNDVVDAARKDIKEAGYEELTTPELVDDAMKRDGSTLVMINSTCGCAGGVARPAAANAIHYDKRPDHLVTVFAGQDREATEKAREYFEGYPPSSPSFALLKDGKIVTMLERSDIEGYSSVDVIGKLQHVFDEHCEEI is encoded by the coding sequence ATGGATTTCAACCTATTTATGAACGACGTTGTGGATGCAGCGCGCAAGGATATAAAGGAAGCAGGATATGAGGAGCTTACTACTCCGGAGTTAGTTGACGATGCTATGAAACGTGACGGGTCAACATTAGTAATGATCAATTCGACTTGCGGCTGTGCAGGCGGAGTTGCACGACCTGCTGCAGCAAATGCGATTCATTATGATAAAAGACCGGATCATTTGGTAACTGTTTTTGCAGGACAAGATCGTGAAGCTACTGAAAAGGCCAGAGAATACTTTGAAGGATATCCGCCTTCATCACCGTCATTTGCTCTCTTAAAGGATGGAAAGATTGTTACCATGCTGGAGCGCAGTGACATAGAAGGGTACAGCTCAGTGGATGTAATAGGCAAGCTTCAACATGTATTTGATGAGCATTGTGAAGAAATATAA